Proteins from a single region of Streptomyces spectabilis:
- the pstA gene encoding phosphate ABC transporter permease PstA, with product MSTTTIKPAPADLKAARLPRWTPYVVAAGSLAVASGVGLAADLSSRAQWGLIAALLFVGVSYALAARVEGTRQAKDRLATSVVWVMFLLAVVPLASLIYETVKRGVKVLDGYFLTHSMGVVADDETGGGIYHAIVGTLQQVGLACLIAVPIGLLTAIYLVEYGRGRLAKAVTFFVDVMTGIPSIVAGLFVLSFWILILDFDPSGWAGAMALSILMMPVVVRSTEEMLKLVPNELREASLALGVPKWRTILKVVLPTAIGGITTGVMLAVARIAGETAPVLLLVWTTPFINTNPFDGAQGSLPLYIYQQYSSGTNAGYDRAWAAALTLIAFIMILNLVARGIARWKAPKTGR from the coding sequence ATGAGCACCACGACCATCAAGCCCGCCCCCGCCGACCTCAAGGCCGCGCGCCTGCCCCGCTGGACGCCCTACGTCGTCGCGGCCGGCTCCCTCGCCGTGGCCAGCGGTGTCGGCCTCGCCGCGGACCTGAGCTCCCGCGCCCAGTGGGGCCTGATCGCGGCCCTGCTGTTCGTCGGCGTCTCCTACGCCCTCGCGGCCCGGGTGGAAGGCACGCGCCAGGCCAAGGACCGCCTCGCCACCTCGGTGGTGTGGGTGATGTTCCTGCTGGCCGTGGTCCCGCTGGCGTCGCTGATCTACGAGACCGTCAAGCGCGGCGTGAAGGTCCTCGACGGCTACTTCCTCACCCACTCCATGGGCGTCGTCGCCGACGACGAGACCGGCGGCGGCATCTACCACGCCATCGTCGGCACCCTCCAGCAGGTGGGGCTCGCCTGCCTGATCGCCGTGCCGATCGGCCTGCTCACCGCGATCTACCTCGTCGAGTACGGACGCGGCAGGCTCGCCAAGGCGGTCACCTTCTTCGTCGACGTGATGACGGGCATCCCGTCCATCGTCGCGGGTCTGTTCGTCCTCAGCTTCTGGATCCTGATCCTGGACTTCGACCCCTCCGGCTGGGCCGGCGCCATGGCGCTGTCGATCCTGATGATGCCGGTGGTCGTGCGCTCCACCGAGGAGATGCTGAAGCTCGTCCCGAACGAGCTGCGCGAGGCGTCGCTCGCCCTCGGCGTACCGAAGTGGCGCACCATCCTGAAGGTGGTCCTGCCCACCGCGATCGGCGGCATCACGACCGGCGTCATGCTGGCCGTCGCCCGCATCGCCGGTGAGACCGCGCCCGTCCTGCTCCTCGTCTGGACGACGCCCTTCATCAACACGAACCCGTTCGACGGCGCCCAGGGCTCACTGCCGCTTTACATCTACCAGCAGTACTCGTCCGGCACGAACGCCGGTTACGACCGTGCCTGGGCAGCGGCCCTCACCCTGATCGCCTTCATCATGATCCTCAATCTCGTGGCCCGCGGCATCGCCCGCTGGAAGGCCCCGAAGACCGGTCGCTAA
- a CDS encoding NUDIX hydrolase, with protein sequence MTGAPEPVRAAGCVLWRRSTVPDGLVLCLVHRPKYDDWSWPKGKIKPGETLLACALREVEEETGQRCAPGPPLPTARYLANGRPKEVHYWAAEALGGHFTPSREVDRVRWLAPGEARARLTQLRDRELLDAFLAAPHALGTL encoded by the coding sequence ATGACGGGCGCACCGGAGCCGGTCAGGGCGGCGGGCTGCGTCCTGTGGCGCCGCTCCACCGTCCCGGACGGCCTGGTCCTCTGCCTGGTCCACCGGCCGAAGTACGACGACTGGAGCTGGCCGAAGGGCAAGATCAAGCCGGGCGAGACGCTCCTGGCCTGCGCCCTGCGCGAGGTCGAGGAGGAGACGGGCCAGCGCTGCGCCCCCGGCCCGCCGCTCCCCACGGCCCGCTACCTCGCGAACGGCCGCCCCAAAGAGGTCCACTACTGGGCCGCCGAGGCCCTCGGCGGCCACTTCACGCCCAGCCGCGAGGTCGACCGCGTCCGCTGGCTCGCCCCGGGAGAGGCCCGCGCACGCCTCACCCAGCTCCGCGACCGCGAGCTCCTCGACGCCTTCCTGGCGGCCCCGCACGCCCTCGGGACGCTCTGA
- a CDS encoding RNA degradosome polyphosphate kinase — protein sequence MQPPTVPEPVQDRARHNGRARPAPALSGAPAGGDARKNKTMSEPTAQTEAPSPDADGIRHVQPSVGALAAHRPHTIAAAVSDLDPDIDADLDAYDEDAQAGHGGAALPQGRFLDRERSWLAFNERVLELAEDPGTPLLERANFLAIFASNLDEFFMVRVAGLKRRIATGVATRSASGLQPREVLELIWNRSRELMARHAACYQEEVAPALADEGIHVVRWHELTDKEQSRLYTLFMQRIFPVLTPLAVDPAHPFPYISGLSLNLAVVIENPVTGHEHFARVKVPPLLSRFLEASPQRYVPIEDVIAAPKHLQELFPGMNIREHHMFRLTRNEDLEVEEDDAENLLQALEKELMRRRFGPPVRLEVEESIDKDVLDLLVRELKISEAEVYPLPGPLDLTGLFAIAGLDRPELKYPKFVAGTHRDLAEVESASAPDIFAALRGGHDVLLHHPYDSFSTSVQAFLEQAAADENVLAIKQTLYRTSGDSPIVDALIDAAESGKQVLVLVELKARFDEQANIKWARKLEEAGCHVVYGLVGLKTHCKLSLVVRQEGDQLMRYSHVGTGNYHPKTARLYEDLGLLTANQEVGADLSDLFNRLSGYSRRETYRRLLVAPRSLRDGLITRINREVQHHRAGRPAYVRIKVNSIVDEAVIDALYRASQAGVTVDVWVRGICAVRPGVAGLSENIRVRSVLGRFLEHSRVFAFGNGGEPEVWIGSADMMHRNLDRRIEAMVRVMAPAHRATLNRLLETGMSDTTASWHLGADGNWTRHSTDPEGQPLRNVQEMLIDARRRRRGTATP from the coding sequence ATGCAGCCCCCCACCGTGCCCGAACCGGTGCAGGACCGTGCGCGCCACAACGGCCGGGCCCGTCCCGCGCCCGCGCTCTCCGGCGCGCCCGCCGGGGGTGACGCACGGAAGAATAAGACCATGAGCGAGCCCACCGCGCAGACCGAAGCCCCGAGCCCGGACGCCGACGGCATCCGGCACGTCCAGCCCTCCGTCGGCGCCCTCGCCGCGCACCGGCCGCACACCATCGCGGCCGCCGTCTCCGACCTCGATCCGGACATCGACGCCGACCTCGACGCGTACGACGAGGACGCCCAGGCGGGCCACGGCGGCGCCGCCCTTCCACAGGGCCGCTTCCTGGACCGGGAGCGCAGCTGGCTCGCCTTCAACGAACGCGTCCTGGAGCTCGCCGAGGACCCGGGCACCCCGCTCCTGGAGCGGGCGAACTTCCTGGCGATCTTCGCCTCGAACCTGGACGAGTTCTTCATGGTCCGGGTCGCGGGGCTCAAGCGCCGCATCGCGACCGGCGTCGCCACCCGATCGGCCTCCGGCCTCCAGCCCCGCGAGGTCCTCGAACTCATCTGGAACCGCTCCCGCGAGCTCATGGCCCGGCACGCCGCCTGCTACCAGGAAGAGGTCGCCCCCGCCCTCGCCGACGAGGGCATCCACGTGGTGCGCTGGCACGAGCTCACCGACAAGGAGCAGTCCCGGCTCTACACGCTGTTCATGCAGCGCATCTTCCCGGTGCTCACTCCCCTGGCCGTGGACCCCGCGCACCCCTTCCCGTACATCTCGGGCCTGTCCCTGAACCTCGCCGTGGTGATCGAGAACCCGGTCACGGGCCACGAGCACTTCGCCCGCGTCAAGGTCCCGCCGCTCCTGTCCCGCTTCCTGGAGGCCTCGCCGCAGCGGTACGTCCCCATCGAGGACGTCATCGCCGCGCCCAAGCACCTCCAGGAGCTGTTCCCGGGGATGAACATCCGGGAGCACCACATGTTCCGGCTCACCCGGAACGAGGACCTGGAGGTGGAGGAGGACGACGCCGAGAACCTCCTCCAGGCCCTGGAGAAGGAGCTGATGCGGCGCCGCTTCGGGCCGCCGGTGCGCCTGGAGGTCGAGGAGTCCATCGACAAGGACGTCCTCGACCTGCTGGTGCGCGAGCTGAAGATCAGCGAGGCCGAGGTGTACCCGCTGCCGGGGCCGCTCGACCTCACCGGTCTGTTCGCCATCGCGGGCCTGGACCGGCCCGAGCTGAAGTACCCCAAGTTCGTCGCGGGCACCCACCGGGACCTCGCCGAGGTCGAGTCGGCGTCCGCGCCCGACATCTTCGCCGCCCTGCGCGGCGGCCACGACGTGCTCCTGCACCACCCGTACGACTCGTTCTCCACGTCCGTGCAGGCCTTCCTCGAACAGGCCGCGGCCGACGAGAACGTGCTCGCCATCAAGCAGACCCTGTACCGCACCTCCGGCGACTCGCCGATAGTGGACGCGCTCATCGACGCCGCCGAGTCCGGCAAGCAGGTCCTCGTCCTGGTGGAGCTGAAGGCCCGCTTCGACGAGCAGGCCAACATCAAGTGGGCCCGCAAGCTGGAGGAGGCGGGCTGCCACGTCGTCTACGGCCTGGTCGGTCTGAAGACCCACTGCAAGCTGTCGCTCGTCGTCCGCCAGGAGGGCGACCAGCTGATGCGCTACTCGCACGTCGGCACCGGCAACTACCACCCCAAGACCGCCCGCCTGTACGAGGACCTGGGCCTGCTCACCGCCAACCAGGAAGTCGGCGCGGACCTCTCGGACCTGTTCAACCGGCTCTCCGGCTACTCGCGCCGCGAGACCTACCGCCGGCTCCTCGTGGCCCCGCGCTCCCTGCGCGACGGCCTGATCACCCGCATCAACCGGGAGGTCCAGCACCACCGCGCGGGCCGCCCCGCCTACGTCCGCATCAAGGTCAACTCGATCGTGGACGAGGCCGTCATCGACGCGCTGTACCGCGCCTCGCAGGCGGGCGTCACGGTGGACGTGTGGGTGCGCGGCATCTGCGCGGTGCGGCCCGGCGTCGCGGGGCTTTCCGAGAACATACGCGTGCGTTCCGTGCTCGGCCGCTTCCTGGAGCACTCCCGGGTCTTCGCCTTCGGCAACGGCGGCGAACCGGAGGTGTGGATCGGCAGCGCCGACATGATGCACCGCAACCTCGACCGCCGCATCGAGGCGATGGTGAGGGTCATGGCCCCGGCCCACCGGGCCACCCTCAACCGGCTGCTCGAGACCGGCATGTCGGACACCACGGCCTCGTGGCACCTGGGGGCGGACGGCAACTGGACGCGGCATTCCACGGACCCGGAAGGCCAGCCCCTGCGGAACGTACAGGAGATGCTCATAGACGCCCGGAGGCGCCGGCGTGGCACAGCAACACCATGA
- the pstC gene encoding phosphate ABC transporter permease subunit PstC gives MDIPTDTPPPPSPVEDIKPTTTEQKRAARGATRPGDRIFLTLSRGSGIVLLLIMAAIAAFLAYRASIALADNEGSFLTTFEWDPAGALHDGKPYFGIAVLVFGTIVSSIIALAIAVPVAIGIALFISHYAPRRLAAPLAFVIDLLAAVPSIVYGLWGALVVAPKLTGLYSWLDDYFGWTGIFEYQGGAPRSLMTVGILLAIMILPIITNVSREVFLQSPKMHEEAALALGATRWEVIRMSVLPFGRSGVISASMLGLGRALGETIAVATVLSPTFVIQASVLDYGGGTFAQNIASKFSEASEYGQDALIASGLVLFVLTLLVNGAARMIIARRKEYSGANA, from the coding sequence ATGGACATACCCACCGACACCCCTCCCCCGCCCTCGCCCGTCGAGGACATCAAGCCCACGACCACCGAGCAGAAGCGCGCCGCACGCGGCGCCACCCGCCCCGGTGACCGGATCTTCCTCACGCTCTCGCGGGGCTCCGGCATCGTGCTGCTGCTGATCATGGCCGCCATCGCGGCCTTCCTCGCCTACCGCGCGTCCATCGCGCTCGCGGACAACGAGGGCAGCTTCCTCACCACCTTCGAGTGGGACCCCGCCGGCGCCCTGCACGACGGCAAGCCCTACTTCGGCATCGCCGTCCTGGTCTTCGGCACCATCGTGAGCTCGATCATCGCGCTCGCCATCGCCGTGCCCGTGGCCATCGGCATCGCCCTGTTCATCTCGCACTACGCGCCGCGCAGGCTGGCCGCCCCCCTCGCCTTCGTGATCGACCTGCTTGCCGCCGTGCCCTCGATCGTCTACGGCCTGTGGGGCGCCCTCGTGGTCGCCCCGAAGCTCACCGGGCTCTACAGCTGGCTCGACGACTACTTCGGCTGGACCGGCATCTTCGAGTACCAGGGCGGCGCCCCGCGCTCCCTCATGACCGTCGGCATCCTGCTCGCGATCATGATCCTGCCGATCATCACCAACGTGAGCCGCGAGGTCTTCCTCCAGTCCCCGAAGATGCACGAGGAGGCCGCGCTCGCCCTCGGCGCCACGCGCTGGGAGGTCATCCGCATGTCGGTCCTCCCCTTCGGCCGCTCGGGCGTCATCTCCGCCTCGATGCTGGGCCTCGGCCGCGCGCTCGGCGAGACGATCGCCGTGGCCACCGTGCTCTCCCCGACCTTCGTGATCCAGGCTTCCGTACTCGACTACGGCGGCGGCACGTTCGCGCAGAACATCGCCAGCAAGTTCAGTGAGGCCAGCGAGTACGGCCAGGACGCCCTCATCGCCTCCGGTCTCGTCCTCTTCGTTCTCACTCTTCTTGTCAACGGCGCGGCCCGGATGATCATCGCCCGCCGCAAGGAGTACTCGGGGGCCAACGCATGA
- the pstS gene encoding phosphate ABC transporter substrate-binding protein PstS — protein MKLQRMNRRALTLGALAVSGALALTACGSDDDGSSNGGKKTTANSNIDCEGAKGQLMASGSSAQKGAIDAWVKQYRAACKEVQLQYKPDGSGAGITSFLQGQTAFAGSDSALKPEEIAKSKKVCKGSQAIDLPMVGGPIAIGYNVPGVDSLTLDAKTVADIFNDKIKTWDDKAIQKLNPDAKLPSTKIQAFHRSDESGTTDNFTKYLKGAAPSAWPHEPAKIWAAKGGQSASGSSGVAQQVKQTEGAISYMELSYASEGIKTVDIKTGAKAPVKATVDNASKAISEAKVVGKGKDLAMELNYKPSAEGAYPIILVTYEIVCEKNNNKDTLATAKSFLNYIASDDGQSVLKDESYAPMPTEIITKVRETVKGLS, from the coding sequence GTGAAGCTTCAGCGCATGAACCGGCGGGCCCTCACCCTCGGTGCTCTCGCCGTCTCCGGCGCCCTGGCCCTCACGGCGTGCGGCTCGGACGACGACGGCAGCAGCAACGGCGGCAAGAAGACCACCGCCAACAGCAACATCGACTGCGAGGGGGCCAAGGGCCAGCTCATGGCCTCCGGCTCGTCCGCGCAGAAGGGCGCCATCGACGCCTGGGTCAAGCAGTACCGCGCGGCCTGCAAGGAAGTGCAGCTGCAGTACAAGCCCGACGGCTCCGGCGCCGGCATCACCTCCTTCCTCCAGGGCCAGACCGCCTTCGCGGGCTCCGACTCGGCCCTGAAGCCGGAGGAGATCGCCAAGTCGAAGAAGGTCTGCAAGGGCAGCCAGGCCATCGACCTGCCGATGGTCGGCGGCCCGATCGCGATCGGCTACAACGTCCCGGGCGTCGACAGCCTCACCCTGGACGCCAAGACCGTCGCCGACATCTTCAACGACAAGATCAAGACCTGGGACGACAAGGCGATCCAGAAGCTCAACCCGGACGCCAAGCTCCCCAGCACCAAGATCCAGGCCTTCCACCGCTCGGACGAGTCCGGCACCACGGACAACTTCACCAAGTACCTGAAGGGCGCCGCGCCCTCCGCCTGGCCGCACGAGCCCGCCAAGATCTGGGCCGCCAAGGGCGGCCAGTCCGCGAGCGGCTCCTCCGGCGTCGCCCAGCAGGTGAAGCAGACCGAGGGCGCCATCTCCTACATGGAGCTGTCGTACGCCAGCGAGGGCATCAAGACCGTCGACATCAAGACGGGCGCCAAGGCGCCGGTCAAGGCCACCGTCGACAACGCCTCCAAGGCCATCTCCGAGGCCAAGGTCGTCGGCAAGGGCAAGGACCTCGCCATGGAGCTGAACTACAAGCCCTCGGCCGAGGGCGCGTACCCGATCATCCTGGTCACGTACGAGATCGTCTGCGAGAAGAACAACAACAAGGACACCCTCGCCACCGCGAAGTCCTTCCTGAACTACATCGCGAGCGACGACGGCCAGTCCGTCCTGAAGGACGAGTCCTACGCCCCGATGCCGACCGAGATCATCACCAAGGTCCGCGAGACCGTCAAGGGCCTGAGCTGA
- a CDS encoding inorganic phosphate transporter, which yields MDTFALIVTIGVALGFTYTNGFHDSANAIATSVSTRALTPRAALAMAAVMNLAGAFLGSGIAKTVSEGLIETPHGTKGMWILFAGLVGAIVWNLVTWYFGLPSSSSHALFGGLVGAALAGGIGVIWSGVVEKIVIPMFLSPLVGLLVGYLVMCAIMWMFRKSNPHKAKRGFRIAQTVSAAGMALGHGLQDAQKTMGIVVMALVIADVENPGDPIPVWVKISCAVMLSLGTYAGGWRIMRTLGRKIIELDPPQGFAAETTGAGIMFTTAFMFHAPISTTHVITSAIMGVGATKRVNAVRWGVAKNIILGWFITMPAAAIVAAVSFWIVNLAFL from the coding sequence ATGGACACCTTCGCTCTGATCGTGACCATCGGTGTCGCGCTCGGTTTCACGTACACGAACGGCTTTCACGACTCCGCGAACGCCATCGCCACCTCGGTCTCCACGCGTGCGCTGACGCCCCGCGCGGCGCTCGCCATGGCCGCGGTGATGAACCTGGCCGGTGCCTTCCTCGGCAGTGGCATCGCCAAGACGGTCAGCGAAGGGCTGATCGAGACGCCGCACGGCACCAAGGGGATGTGGATCCTCTTCGCCGGTCTGGTCGGCGCGATCGTCTGGAACCTGGTCACCTGGTACTTCGGCCTGCCGTCCTCCTCGTCCCACGCCCTTTTCGGCGGGCTCGTGGGGGCCGCGCTCGCCGGTGGCATCGGGGTCATCTGGTCGGGCGTCGTCGAGAAGATCGTCATCCCGATGTTCCTGTCGCCGCTCGTCGGGCTCCTGGTCGGCTATCTCGTGATGTGCGCGATCATGTGGATGTTCCGGAAGTCCAACCCGCACAAGGCCAAGCGGGGCTTCCGGATCGCCCAGACCGTGTCGGCCGCGGGCATGGCGCTCGGTCACGGTCTGCAGGACGCGCAGAAGACGATGGGCATCGTGGTGATGGCCCTCGTCATCGCCGACGTGGAGAACCCGGGCGACCCGATCCCGGTCTGGGTGAAGATCTCCTGCGCGGTGATGCTGTCGCTGGGCACGTACGCCGGTGGCTGGCGCATCATGCGGACGCTCGGCCGGAAGATCATCGAGCTCGATCCGCCGCAGGGCTTCGCGGCGGAGACCACGGGCGCGGGGATCATGTTCACCACCGCCTTCATGTTCCACGCGCCGATCTCCACGACCCATGTGATCACCTCGGCGATCATGGGTGTGGGTGCCACCAAGCGGGTCAACGCCGTGCGGTGGGGGGTCGCCAAGAACATCATTCTCGGCTGGTTCATCACCATGCCCGCGGCCGCGATCGTCGCCGCGGTCAGCTTCTGGATCGTGAACCTGGCGTTCCTCTAG
- the pstB gene encoding phosphate ABC transporter ATP-binding protein PstB, translated as MAKRIDVSGLNAFYGSHKAIEDISMTVEPRSVTAFIGPSGCGKSTFLRTLNRMHEVTPGGRVEGKVLLDGDDLYGSGVDPVNVRRTIGMVFQRPNPFPTMSIYDNVAAGLKLNGSYKKSELNDVVEKSLQGANLWNEVKDRLNKPGSGLSGGQQQRLCIARAIAVEPQVLLMDEPCSALDPISTLAIEDLIGELKERFTIVIVTHNMQQAARVSDRTAFFNLAAVGQPGKLIEIDDTERIFSNPSVQATEDYISGRFG; from the coding sequence ATGGCCAAGCGAATCGACGTATCGGGCCTGAACGCCTTCTACGGCTCGCACAAGGCGATCGAAGACATCTCCATGACGGTCGAGCCCCGCTCGGTGACGGCCTTCATCGGCCCCTCCGGCTGCGGCAAGTCCACGTTCCTGCGCACCCTGAACCGCATGCACGAGGTCACGCCCGGCGGCCGCGTCGAGGGCAAGGTCCTCCTCGACGGCGACGACCTGTACGGCTCGGGCGTCGACCCGGTGAACGTGCGCCGGACCATCGGCATGGTGTTCCAGCGCCCGAACCCGTTCCCGACGATGTCGATCTACGACAACGTGGCGGCGGGTCTGAAGCTCAACGGCTCGTACAAGAAGTCCGAGCTGAACGACGTCGTCGAGAAGTCCCTGCAGGGCGCCAACCTCTGGAACGAGGTCAAGGACCGCCTCAACAAGCCCGGCTCCGGTCTCTCCGGCGGTCAGCAGCAGCGGCTGTGCATCGCGCGGGCGATCGCGGTGGAGCCGCAGGTCCTCCTCATGGACGAGCCCTGCTCCGCCCTCGACCCGATCTCCACCCTCGCCATCGAGGACCTGATAGGCGAGCTGAAGGAACGCTTCACGATCGTCATCGTGACGCACAACATGCAGCAGGCGGCCCGCGTCTCGGACCGTACGGCGTTCTTCAACCTCGCGGCGGTCGGCCAGCCCGGCAAGCTCATCGAGATCGACGACACCGAGCGCATCTTCTCCAACCCGTCGGTCCAGGCCACCGAGGACTACATCTCCGGCCGCTTCGGCTGA
- a CDS encoding DUF47 domain-containing protein, giving the protein MRFRLTPRETSFYDMFAASADNIVTGSKLLMELLGADASARAEIAERMRAAEHAGDDATHAIFHQLNSSFITPFDREDIYSLASSLDDIMDFMEEAVDLVVLYQVEELPKGVEQQIEVLARAAELTAEAMPHLRTMDNLTEYWIEVNRLENQADQIHRKLLAHLFNGKYDAIEVLKLKQIVDVLEEAADAFEHVANTVETIAVKES; this is encoded by the coding sequence GTGCGATTTCGTCTGACCCCCAGGGAGACGAGCTTCTACGACATGTTCGCCGCATCCGCGGACAACATCGTCACTGGCTCGAAGCTCCTGATGGAACTGCTCGGGGCCGACGCCTCGGCCCGAGCCGAGATCGCAGAGCGTATGCGGGCCGCGGAACACGCGGGGGACGACGCGACGCATGCGATCTTCCACCAGCTGAACTCCTCGTTCATCACGCCGTTCGACCGCGAGGACATCTACTCCCTCGCGTCCTCGCTCGACGACATCATGGACTTCATGGAGGAGGCCGTCGACCTGGTCGTCCTGTACCAGGTCGAGGAGCTCCCCAAGGGCGTCGAGCAGCAGATCGAGGTGCTCGCCCGGGCCGCCGAGCTGACGGCCGAGGCCATGCCGCACCTGCGCACCATGGACAACCTCACCGAATACTGGATCGAGGTCAACCGCCTGGAGAACCAGGCCGACCAGATCCACCGCAAGCTGCTCGCCCACCTCTTCAACGGCAAGTACGACGCCATCGAGGTGCTGAAGCTCAAGCAGATCGTGGACGTCCTCGAAGAGGCCGCCGACGCGTTCGAGCACGTGGCGAACACCGTGGAGACCATCGCGGTCAAGGAGTCCTGA
- a CDS encoding CHAD domain-containing protein, protein MAQQHHEMTAGEALSVYLQDQATEFLRSLRLHRESSTDAQGAEEALAAARSLRRAARRVGATLHTFRPLLDQEWTEGLRPELAWLSGTLAREHAYAARLDRLLGALHRLSTPAAPAVGNRAQPPAPRAGEAKAGARKPAGQLAVGAAKAAALLERQLTLARTRAHSAALQAFGSSRFHAVADNVAVMASEVPLRPAPDTDLKPLAAAADAHLTEAVAALPLLRAGHPYNAEALVHGLAADTAPEAQDAPWLKVRSLLRLHRYAQEVLLGAAPPDARLAAAGAALDRHREAAEAAAAAAAAARTPRIAPATAYALGVLHADQRHEVEAARFAFQQAWLREAVTAP, encoded by the coding sequence GTGGCACAGCAACACCATGAGATGACGGCGGGCGAGGCCCTGTCGGTCTACCTGCAGGACCAGGCGACCGAATTCCTCCGCTCGCTGCGGCTGCACCGCGAGTCCTCCACGGACGCACAAGGGGCCGAGGAGGCGCTCGCCGCGGCCCGCTCGCTGCGCCGCGCCGCGCGCCGCGTCGGCGCCACCCTGCACACCTTCCGCCCGCTCCTGGACCAGGAGTGGACGGAGGGGCTCCGGCCGGAGCTGGCCTGGCTCTCGGGCACGCTGGCGCGCGAGCACGCCTACGCCGCCCGGCTCGACCGCCTCCTGGGCGCCTTGCACCGCTTGTCGACCCCGGCTGCTCCCGCTGTGGGCAATCGGGCACAGCCCCCGGCGCCCCGCGCGGGCGAAGCAAAGGCAGGCGCCAGGAAGCCCGCAGGGCAGCTCGCCGTGGGGGCGGCCAAGGCGGCAGCCCTCCTGGAGCGCCAGCTCACCCTGGCCCGCACCAGGGCCCACTCCGCCGCCCTCCAGGCCTTCGGCTCCTCCCGCTTCCACGCCGTCGCCGACAACGTCGCCGTCATGGCCAGCGAGGTGCCCCTGCGCCCCGCCCCGGACACGGACCTGAAGCCCCTGGCCGCCGCGGCCGACGCCCACCTCACGGAGGCCGTCGCCGCCCTGCCACTGCTGCGCGCGGGCCACCCGTACAACGCCGAGGCCCTCGTCCACGGCCTGGCCGCCGACACGGCGCCGGAGGCCCAGGACGCCCCCTGGCTGAAGGTCCGCTCGCTGCTGCGCCTGCACCGCTACGCCCAGGAGGTCCTGCTCGGCGCCGCCCCGCCGGACGCCCGGCTCGCCGCGGCGGGTGCGGCCCTGGACCGCCACCGCGAGGCCGCGGAGGCCGCCGCGGCGGCCGCGGCCGCCGCCCGCACCCCGCGCATCGCCCCGGCCACCGCGTACGCGCTCGGCGTCCTGCACGCCGACCAGCGCCACGAGGTGGAGGCGGCGAGGTTCGCGTTCCAGCAGGCGTGGCTGCGGGAGGCGGTCACGGCACCGTGA
- a CDS encoding metal-sensitive transcriptional regulator, with translation MTTTEAAAAATGTEAPSGSEQSAGHQTHGYHKQKDEHLKRLRRIEGQIRGLQRMVEEDVYCIDILTQVSAGTKALQSFALQLLEEHLRHCVADAAVKGGDEIDAKVEEATKAIARMLRT, from the coding sequence ATGACGACCACAGAGGCGGCCGCGGCGGCCACGGGCACCGAAGCGCCCTCCGGTTCCGAGCAGAGCGCGGGCCACCAGACGCACGGGTACCACAAGCAGAAGGACGAGCACCTCAAGCGGCTGCGCCGCATCGAGGGCCAGATCCGCGGCCTGCAGCGCATGGTCGAGGAGGACGTCTACTGCATCGACATACTCACCCAGGTGTCGGCCGGCACGAAGGCGCTCCAGTCCTTCGCCCTGCAGCTCCTGGAGGAGCACCTGCGGCACTGCGTCGCGGACGCGGCGGTCAAGGGCGGCGACGAGATCGACGCGAAGGTCGAGGAGGCCACGAAGGCCATCGCCCGCATGCTCCGCACCTGA